A single genomic interval of bacterium harbors:
- the bamD gene encoding outer membrane protein assembly factor BamD, translating to MFNVSNTTWNYCFALILSTIALSACSVKTPDDYDNAQGLFKKAKTLFDKKNYSEAALYFENLENRFPQSSYATQAALLKCDAYFNNKDYLEAEYAYSQFKKYYPKHEKINYVTLKIGLSQLKQGNKVIARDQSYTQSSISYFNEVIRLYPGTEAAKEALVYAKQAKKKIYEKELYVGSFYLKQKQATAAINRLEPLLDNYTYPKLHQEAQYKTAYAYYRLKNYEQSKKILALQTDTQVKTKYLDKMAKLKATLTEK from the coding sequence ATGTTCAATGTATCTAACACAACTTGGAACTATTGTTTTGCACTTATTTTAAGTACAATAGCTTTATCTGCCTGTTCAGTAAAAACACCTGATGATTATGATAATGCTCAAGGTTTATTCAAAAAGGCCAAAACTCTTTTTGATAAGAAAAACTACTCAGAAGCCGCCTTATACTTTGAAAATCTTGAAAATAGATTCCCCCAAAGCAGTTACGCTACCCAGGCAGCACTTTTAAAATGTGATGCCTATTTCAATAATAAAGATTACCTCGAAGCCGAATATGCTTACAGCCAATTTAAAAAATATTATCCAAAGCATGAAAAAATAAACTATGTTACTTTAAAAATTGGTTTGTCGCAGCTTAAGCAAGGGAATAAAGTAATAGCAAGAGACCAAAGCTACACCCAATCATCAATTAGCTATTTTAATGAAGTGATTCGCTTGTATCCAGGAACTGAAGCTGCAAAAGAAGCTCTAGTTTATGCCAAACAAGCCAAGAAAAAAATCTATGAAAAAGAACTATATGTTGGAAGCTTTTATTTAAAACAAAAACAAGCCACAGCCGCAATCAATCGCCTAGAGCCTTTATTGGATAACTACACCTATCCCAAACTGCATCAAGAGGCACAATACAAAACAGCTTATGCCTACTATAGGCTCAAAAATTATGAACAGAGCAAAAAGATTTTAGCTTTACAAACAGATACACAAGTAAAAACAAAATACCTTGATAAAATGGCTAAGCTCAAAGCTACTTTGACTGAAAAATAA